One Dama dama isolate Ldn47 chromosome 16, ASM3311817v1, whole genome shotgun sequence DNA window includes the following coding sequences:
- the ZNF484 gene encoding zinc finger protein 484 isoform X4 — protein sequence MEAEPKKFHKGREGIQKKEVDPEPLFEFPETYSKFPLALYFKHGNISAPFPEEPEMTKSLGSVSFKDLSVDFSREEWQQLDLAQKSLYRDVMLENYFNLISVGCQVPKPEVIFNLEWGEEPFMWNDKTSSQSCLDQDIGFGTSQQGISEDVSVWFEGIRVFPRDDLYSILEEFWQDDKQTRREKENQNKHLSPIIFTNKDILANKGNCDYNKDIGKKFHVNTNLVPSRKRLHNCNSFQKSLKPIVSLCNCNRNSATENFDKIIGYVNTFMNSHTEMNACEYNQCKKLLSKQALIQHQKHHAGEDFHLFSDCVKLSTHKTHLFAHQRIYTGEKHHECTKCEMIFTQKSQFAVPHVYTKEKPYIGTESGKKFSNSNHEKTPHTEETDYKCSAHGKAFIKKLDLFRLQRIPTGGKNPYDYSECGKNVSNNSNLSIHKKAHTGKKHFECIECGKSFTRKSTLSMHQKIHTGEKPYVCTECGKAFIRKSHFITHERIHTGEKPYECNDCGKSFIKKSQLHVHQRIHTGENPFICSECGKIFTHRTNLIIHQKIHTGERPYICTECGKAFTDRSNLIKHQKIHTGEKPYKCSDCGKSFTWKSRLRIHQKCHTGERHYECNECGKAFIQKSTLSMHQRIHKGEKPYVCTECGKAFFHKSHFITHERIHTGEKPYECSDCGKSFTKKSQLHVHQQIHTGEKPYRCAECGKAFTDRSNLFTHQKIHTGEKPYKCDDCGKAFTRKSGLHIHQQSHTGERHYECSECGKAFARKSTLIMHQRIHTGEKPYICTECGKSFIQKSHLNRHRRIHTGEKPYKCSDCGKGFIKKSQLLEHHRIHTGEKPYMCTECGKAFSIRSNLIKHQKIHTKQKPYKSSDFRKDFNWKIQFSVHQKSNTEGVECPVPQSWGRDTKL from the exons ATGGAGGCGGAGCCTAAGAAATTCCACAAGGGCAGGGAGGGAATCCAGAAAAAGGAA gttgatccagagcccctgtttgagtttcctgagacatacagcaaattcccgttggctctctattttaaacacggtaat ATCTCTGCCCCTTTCCCAGAAGAGCCAGAAATGACTAAGTCCCTG GGATCAGTGTCTTTCAAAGATCTATCTGTAGACTTCAGCAGGGAGGAGTGGCAACAATTGGACCTTGCTCAGAAAAGTCTGTACAGGGATGTAATGCTGGAAAACTATTTCAACTTGATCTCAGTGG GATGTCAAGTTCCCAAACCAGAAGTCATTTTCAACTTGGAGTGGGGAGAAGAACCATTTATGTGGAATGACAAAACCTCAAGCCAGAGCTGTCTAG atcagGATATTGGTTTTGGAACATCACAACAGGGAATATCTGAAGATGTTTCAGTCTGGTTTGAGGGAATACGTGTCTTCCCAAGAGATGACCTATATTCCATTTTAGAAGAATTTTGGCAAGATGATAAACagacaagaagagaaaaggaaaaccagaACAAACATTTAAGTCCTATCATCTTCACCAACAAGGATATACTAGCTAATAAGGGGAACTGTGACTATAATAAAGACATTGGGAAAAAATTTCATGTAAACACAAACCTTGTTCCTTCAAGAAAAAGACTCCATAACTGTAACTCATTTCAAAAGAGTTTGAAGCCTATTGTAAGCTTATGTAATTGTAATAGAAACAGTGCAACAGAAAATTTTGATAAGATTATTGGATATGTTAATACTTTTATGAATTCTCATACAGAAATGAATGCTTGTGAATATAATCAATGTAAGAAACTTCTGAGTAAGCAAGCTCTCATTCAGCATCAAAAACATCATGCTGGGGAGGACTTCCATTTATTCTCTGATTGTGTAAAACTCTCCACCCATAAGACACACCTTTTTGCACATCAAAGGATTTATACTGGAGAGAAACATCATGAGTGCACCAAATGTGAGATGATCTTCACTCAGAAGTCCCAATTTGCTGTGCCTCATGTTTATACAAAAGAAAAACCCTACATAGGCACTGAATCTGGGAAGAAATTTTCCAACTCAAACCATGAGAAAACTCCTCATACTGAGGAGACTGATTATAAATGCAGTGCACATGGAAAAGCCTTTATCAAGAAGTTAGATCTGTTCAGACTCCAGAGAATTCCTACTGGAGGAAAAAACCCCTATGATTACAGTGAATGTGGAAAAAATGTCTCTAACAATTCAAATCTCAGTATACACAAAAAAGCTCATACTGGCAAGAAGCACTTTGAATGTATCGAGTGTGGAAAATCTTTCACAAGAAAATCAACACTAAGTATGCATCAGAAAATTCACacaggagaaaaaccatatgTATGTactgaatgtgggaaagcctttatCCGAAAGTCACATTTTATTACACAtgagagaattcatactggagagaaaccttatgaatGCAATGACTGTGGGAAGTCCTTTATAAAGAAGTCACAACTCCATGTGCATCAGCGAattcacacaggggagaatcccTTCATATGTTCAGAATGTGGGAAGATCTTCACTCACAGGACAAATCTCATTATACACCAGAAAATTCATACTGGTGAGAGACCCTATATATGTACTGAATGTGGAAAGGCCTTTACTGACAGGTCAAATCTCATTAAACATCAaaaaattcatactggagagaaaccttataaatgcaGTGACTGTGGGAAATCATTCACCTGGAAGTCACGGCTCAGGATACATCAGAAATGTCACACTGGAGAGAGACATTATGAATGCAATGAATGTGGGAAAGCATTTATTCAGAAGTCAACACTGAGTATGCACCAGAGAATTCATAAAGGAGAAAAACCCTATGTTTGCACtgaatgtgggaaggccttcTTCCACAAGTCACATTTTATTACACAtgagagaattcatactggagagaaaccttacgaATGCAGTGACTGTGGGAAATCTTTCACAAAGAAGTCACAACTTCATGTACATCAGCAaattcacacaggagagaaaccttacagaTGTGCTGAATGTGGAAAGGCTTTCACGGACAGATCAAATCTCTTTACACACCAGAAAATTCATACTGGCGAGAAACCCTATAAATGTGATGACTGTGGAAAAGCCTTCACTCGAAAGTCAGGCCTCCATATACATCAGCAGTCTCATACTGGAGAAAGACATTATGAGTGtagtgaatgtgggaaagcctttgcACGAAAATCAACACTCATTatgcatcagagaattcatacaggagagaaaccttatatTTGTACTGAATGTGGGAAGTCATTCATCCAGAAGTCACATTTAAATCGACAtaggagaattcatactggagagaaaccttataaatgcaGTGATTGTGGGAAGGGCTTTATTAAGAAGTCACAACTCCTTGAACATCACCGaattcacacaggagagaaaccttatatGTGTACTGAATGTGGAAAGGCCTTCTCCATCAGATCAAATCTTATTAAACACCAGAAAATTCATACTAAACAGAAACCTTATAAATCTAGTGACTTTAGGAAAGACTTTAATTGGAAAATACAATTCAGTGTACATCAGAAATCTAATACTGAGGGAGTAGAATGCCCGGTGCCACAATCATGGGGTAGGGATACAAAGTTGTGA
- the ZNF484 gene encoding zinc finger protein 484 isoform X3, translated as MDCSPPGSSVHGIFRKNIGAGCHFLLLGIFATQGSNQCFLHLLHWQADSLPLRHLSDHCLESARISAPFPEEPEMTKSLGSVSFKDLSVDFSREEWQQLDLAQKSLYRDVMLENYFNLISVGCQVPKPEVIFNLEWGEEPFMWNDKTSSQSCLDQDIGFGTSQQGISEDVSVWFEGIRVFPRDDLYSILEEFWQDDKQTRREKENQNKHLSPIIFTNKDILANKGNCDYNKDIGKKFHVNTNLVPSRKRLHNCNSFQKSLKPIVSLCNCNRNSATENFDKIIGYVNTFMNSHTEMNACEYNQCKKLLSKQALIQHQKHHAGEDFHLFSDCVKLSTHKTHLFAHQRIYTGEKHHECTKCEMIFTQKSQFAVPHVYTKEKPYIGTESGKKFSNSNHEKTPHTEETDYKCSAHGKAFIKKLDLFRLQRIPTGGKNPYDYSECGKNVSNNSNLSIHKKAHTGKKHFECIECGKSFTRKSTLSMHQKIHTGEKPYVCTECGKAFIRKSHFITHERIHTGEKPYECNDCGKSFIKKSQLHVHQRIHTGENPFICSECGKIFTHRTNLIIHQKIHTGERPYICTECGKAFTDRSNLIKHQKIHTGEKPYKCSDCGKSFTWKSRLRIHQKCHTGERHYECNECGKAFIQKSTLSMHQRIHKGEKPYVCTECGKAFFHKSHFITHERIHTGEKPYECSDCGKSFTKKSQLHVHQQIHTGEKPYRCAECGKAFTDRSNLFTHQKIHTGEKPYKCDDCGKAFTRKSGLHIHQQSHTGERHYECSECGKAFARKSTLIMHQRIHTGEKPYICTECGKSFIQKSHLNRHRRIHTGEKPYKCSDCGKGFIKKSQLLEHHRIHTGEKPYMCTECGKAFSIRSNLIKHQKIHTKQKPYKSSDFRKDFNWKIQFSVHQKSNTEGVECPVPQSWGRDTKL; from the exons atggattgtagccctccaggctcctctgtccatggaattttccgcaagaatattggagcgggttgccatttccttctcttggggatctttgccacccaaggatccaaccaATGCTTCTTGCacctactgcattggcaggcagattctttaccactgcgccacctgagtGACCACTGTCTTGAAAGCGCACGG ATCTCTGCCCCTTTCCCAGAAGAGCCAGAAATGACTAAGTCCCTG GGATCAGTGTCTTTCAAAGATCTATCTGTAGACTTCAGCAGGGAGGAGTGGCAACAATTGGACCTTGCTCAGAAAAGTCTGTACAGGGATGTAATGCTGGAAAACTATTTCAACTTGATCTCAGTGG GATGTCAAGTTCCCAAACCAGAAGTCATTTTCAACTTGGAGTGGGGAGAAGAACCATTTATGTGGAATGACAAAACCTCAAGCCAGAGCTGTCTAG atcagGATATTGGTTTTGGAACATCACAACAGGGAATATCTGAAGATGTTTCAGTCTGGTTTGAGGGAATACGTGTCTTCCCAAGAGATGACCTATATTCCATTTTAGAAGAATTTTGGCAAGATGATAAACagacaagaagagaaaaggaaaaccagaACAAACATTTAAGTCCTATCATCTTCACCAACAAGGATATACTAGCTAATAAGGGGAACTGTGACTATAATAAAGACATTGGGAAAAAATTTCATGTAAACACAAACCTTGTTCCTTCAAGAAAAAGACTCCATAACTGTAACTCATTTCAAAAGAGTTTGAAGCCTATTGTAAGCTTATGTAATTGTAATAGAAACAGTGCAACAGAAAATTTTGATAAGATTATTGGATATGTTAATACTTTTATGAATTCTCATACAGAAATGAATGCTTGTGAATATAATCAATGTAAGAAACTTCTGAGTAAGCAAGCTCTCATTCAGCATCAAAAACATCATGCTGGGGAGGACTTCCATTTATTCTCTGATTGTGTAAAACTCTCCACCCATAAGACACACCTTTTTGCACATCAAAGGATTTATACTGGAGAGAAACATCATGAGTGCACCAAATGTGAGATGATCTTCACTCAGAAGTCCCAATTTGCTGTGCCTCATGTTTATACAAAAGAAAAACCCTACATAGGCACTGAATCTGGGAAGAAATTTTCCAACTCAAACCATGAGAAAACTCCTCATACTGAGGAGACTGATTATAAATGCAGTGCACATGGAAAAGCCTTTATCAAGAAGTTAGATCTGTTCAGACTCCAGAGAATTCCTACTGGAGGAAAAAACCCCTATGATTACAGTGAATGTGGAAAAAATGTCTCTAACAATTCAAATCTCAGTATACACAAAAAAGCTCATACTGGCAAGAAGCACTTTGAATGTATCGAGTGTGGAAAATCTTTCACAAGAAAATCAACACTAAGTATGCATCAGAAAATTCACacaggagaaaaaccatatgTATGTactgaatgtgggaaagcctttatCCGAAAGTCACATTTTATTACACAtgagagaattcatactggagagaaaccttatgaatGCAATGACTGTGGGAAGTCCTTTATAAAGAAGTCACAACTCCATGTGCATCAGCGAattcacacaggggagaatcccTTCATATGTTCAGAATGTGGGAAGATCTTCACTCACAGGACAAATCTCATTATACACCAGAAAATTCATACTGGTGAGAGACCCTATATATGTACTGAATGTGGAAAGGCCTTTACTGACAGGTCAAATCTCATTAAACATCAaaaaattcatactggagagaaaccttataaatgcaGTGACTGTGGGAAATCATTCACCTGGAAGTCACGGCTCAGGATACATCAGAAATGTCACACTGGAGAGAGACATTATGAATGCAATGAATGTGGGAAAGCATTTATTCAGAAGTCAACACTGAGTATGCACCAGAGAATTCATAAAGGAGAAAAACCCTATGTTTGCACtgaatgtgggaaggccttcTTCCACAAGTCACATTTTATTACACAtgagagaattcatactggagagaaaccttacgaATGCAGTGACTGTGGGAAATCTTTCACAAAGAAGTCACAACTTCATGTACATCAGCAaattcacacaggagagaaaccttacagaTGTGCTGAATGTGGAAAGGCTTTCACGGACAGATCAAATCTCTTTACACACCAGAAAATTCATACTGGCGAGAAACCCTATAAATGTGATGACTGTGGAAAAGCCTTCACTCGAAAGTCAGGCCTCCATATACATCAGCAGTCTCATACTGGAGAAAGACATTATGAGTGtagtgaatgtgggaaagcctttgcACGAAAATCAACACTCATTatgcatcagagaattcatacaggagagaaaccttatatTTGTACTGAATGTGGGAAGTCATTCATCCAGAAGTCACATTTAAATCGACAtaggagaattcatactggagagaaaccttataaatgcaGTGATTGTGGGAAGGGCTTTATTAAGAAGTCACAACTCCTTGAACATCACCGaattcacacaggagagaaaccttatatGTGTACTGAATGTGGAAAGGCCTTCTCCATCAGATCAAATCTTATTAAACACCAGAAAATTCATACTAAACAGAAACCTTATAAATCTAGTGACTTTAGGAAAGACTTTAATTGGAAAATACAATTCAGTGTACATCAGAAATCTAATACTGAGGGAGTAGAATGCCCGGTGCCACAATCATGGGGTAGGGATACAAAGTTGTGA
- the ZNF484 gene encoding zinc finger protein 484 isoform X1 → MDCSPPGSSVHGIFRKNIGAGCHFLLLGIFATQGSNQCFLHLLHWQADSLPLRHLSDHCLESARVRGWLIQSPCLSFLRHTANSRWLSILNTISAPFPEEPEMTKSLGSVSFKDLSVDFSREEWQQLDLAQKSLYRDVMLENYFNLISVGCQVPKPEVIFNLEWGEEPFMWNDKTSSQSCLDQDIGFGTSQQGISEDVSVWFEGIRVFPRDDLYSILEEFWQDDKQTRREKENQNKHLSPIIFTNKDILANKGNCDYNKDIGKKFHVNTNLVPSRKRLHNCNSFQKSLKPIVSLCNCNRNSATENFDKIIGYVNTFMNSHTEMNACEYNQCKKLLSKQALIQHQKHHAGEDFHLFSDCVKLSTHKTHLFAHQRIYTGEKHHECTKCEMIFTQKSQFAVPHVYTKEKPYIGTESGKKFSNSNHEKTPHTEETDYKCSAHGKAFIKKLDLFRLQRIPTGGKNPYDYSECGKNVSNNSNLSIHKKAHTGKKHFECIECGKSFTRKSTLSMHQKIHTGEKPYVCTECGKAFIRKSHFITHERIHTGEKPYECNDCGKSFIKKSQLHVHQRIHTGENPFICSECGKIFTHRTNLIIHQKIHTGERPYICTECGKAFTDRSNLIKHQKIHTGEKPYKCSDCGKSFTWKSRLRIHQKCHTGERHYECNECGKAFIQKSTLSMHQRIHKGEKPYVCTECGKAFFHKSHFITHERIHTGEKPYECSDCGKSFTKKSQLHVHQQIHTGEKPYRCAECGKAFTDRSNLFTHQKIHTGEKPYKCDDCGKAFTRKSGLHIHQQSHTGERHYECSECGKAFARKSTLIMHQRIHTGEKPYICTECGKSFIQKSHLNRHRRIHTGEKPYKCSDCGKGFIKKSQLLEHHRIHTGEKPYMCTECGKAFSIRSNLIKHQKIHTKQKPYKSSDFRKDFNWKIQFSVHQKSNTEGVECPVPQSWGRDTKL, encoded by the exons atggattgtagccctccaggctcctctgtccatggaattttccgcaagaatattggagcgggttgccatttccttctcttggggatctttgccacccaaggatccaaccaATGCTTCTTGCacctactgcattggcaggcagattctttaccactgcgccacctgagtGACCACTGTCTTGAAAGCGCACGGGTGAGGGGCTG gttgatccagagcccctgtttgagtttcctgagacatacagcaaattcccgttggctctctattttaaacacg ATCTCTGCCCCTTTCCCAGAAGAGCCAGAAATGACTAAGTCCCTG GGATCAGTGTCTTTCAAAGATCTATCTGTAGACTTCAGCAGGGAGGAGTGGCAACAATTGGACCTTGCTCAGAAAAGTCTGTACAGGGATGTAATGCTGGAAAACTATTTCAACTTGATCTCAGTGG GATGTCAAGTTCCCAAACCAGAAGTCATTTTCAACTTGGAGTGGGGAGAAGAACCATTTATGTGGAATGACAAAACCTCAAGCCAGAGCTGTCTAG atcagGATATTGGTTTTGGAACATCACAACAGGGAATATCTGAAGATGTTTCAGTCTGGTTTGAGGGAATACGTGTCTTCCCAAGAGATGACCTATATTCCATTTTAGAAGAATTTTGGCAAGATGATAAACagacaagaagagaaaaggaaaaccagaACAAACATTTAAGTCCTATCATCTTCACCAACAAGGATATACTAGCTAATAAGGGGAACTGTGACTATAATAAAGACATTGGGAAAAAATTTCATGTAAACACAAACCTTGTTCCTTCAAGAAAAAGACTCCATAACTGTAACTCATTTCAAAAGAGTTTGAAGCCTATTGTAAGCTTATGTAATTGTAATAGAAACAGTGCAACAGAAAATTTTGATAAGATTATTGGATATGTTAATACTTTTATGAATTCTCATACAGAAATGAATGCTTGTGAATATAATCAATGTAAGAAACTTCTGAGTAAGCAAGCTCTCATTCAGCATCAAAAACATCATGCTGGGGAGGACTTCCATTTATTCTCTGATTGTGTAAAACTCTCCACCCATAAGACACACCTTTTTGCACATCAAAGGATTTATACTGGAGAGAAACATCATGAGTGCACCAAATGTGAGATGATCTTCACTCAGAAGTCCCAATTTGCTGTGCCTCATGTTTATACAAAAGAAAAACCCTACATAGGCACTGAATCTGGGAAGAAATTTTCCAACTCAAACCATGAGAAAACTCCTCATACTGAGGAGACTGATTATAAATGCAGTGCACATGGAAAAGCCTTTATCAAGAAGTTAGATCTGTTCAGACTCCAGAGAATTCCTACTGGAGGAAAAAACCCCTATGATTACAGTGAATGTGGAAAAAATGTCTCTAACAATTCAAATCTCAGTATACACAAAAAAGCTCATACTGGCAAGAAGCACTTTGAATGTATCGAGTGTGGAAAATCTTTCACAAGAAAATCAACACTAAGTATGCATCAGAAAATTCACacaggagaaaaaccatatgTATGTactgaatgtgggaaagcctttatCCGAAAGTCACATTTTATTACACAtgagagaattcatactggagagaaaccttatgaatGCAATGACTGTGGGAAGTCCTTTATAAAGAAGTCACAACTCCATGTGCATCAGCGAattcacacaggggagaatcccTTCATATGTTCAGAATGTGGGAAGATCTTCACTCACAGGACAAATCTCATTATACACCAGAAAATTCATACTGGTGAGAGACCCTATATATGTACTGAATGTGGAAAGGCCTTTACTGACAGGTCAAATCTCATTAAACATCAaaaaattcatactggagagaaaccttataaatgcaGTGACTGTGGGAAATCATTCACCTGGAAGTCACGGCTCAGGATACATCAGAAATGTCACACTGGAGAGAGACATTATGAATGCAATGAATGTGGGAAAGCATTTATTCAGAAGTCAACACTGAGTATGCACCAGAGAATTCATAAAGGAGAAAAACCCTATGTTTGCACtgaatgtgggaaggccttcTTCCACAAGTCACATTTTATTACACAtgagagaattcatactggagagaaaccttacgaATGCAGTGACTGTGGGAAATCTTTCACAAAGAAGTCACAACTTCATGTACATCAGCAaattcacacaggagagaaaccttacagaTGTGCTGAATGTGGAAAGGCTTTCACGGACAGATCAAATCTCTTTACACACCAGAAAATTCATACTGGCGAGAAACCCTATAAATGTGATGACTGTGGAAAAGCCTTCACTCGAAAGTCAGGCCTCCATATACATCAGCAGTCTCATACTGGAGAAAGACATTATGAGTGtagtgaatgtgggaaagcctttgcACGAAAATCAACACTCATTatgcatcagagaattcatacaggagagaaaccttatatTTGTACTGAATGTGGGAAGTCATTCATCCAGAAGTCACATTTAAATCGACAtaggagaattcatactggagagaaaccttataaatgcaGTGATTGTGGGAAGGGCTTTATTAAGAAGTCACAACTCCTTGAACATCACCGaattcacacaggagagaaaccttatatGTGTACTGAATGTGGAAAGGCCTTCTCCATCAGATCAAATCTTATTAAACACCAGAAAATTCATACTAAACAGAAACCTTATAAATCTAGTGACTTTAGGAAAGACTTTAATTGGAAAATACAATTCAGTGTACATCAGAAATCTAATACTGAGGGAGTAGAATGCCCGGTGCCACAATCATGGGGTAGGGATACAAAGTTGTGA